Proteins encoded by one window of Lepeophtheirus salmonis chromosome 3, UVic_Lsal_1.4, whole genome shotgun sequence:
- the LOC121115065 gene encoding ribosomal RNA small subunit methyltransferase NEP1, whose amino-acid sequence MGKKRKLEREEAEEAAAKKQKTPLDSGIKEVSRLASKKEGRLIVILYAAHLEIIKSDKKSFDLLNSDQHTGFIRKTGRQLTDCRPDITHQCLLMLLDSPLNRAGLLQVYIQTAKNVLIEINPQTRIPRTFKRFSGLMVQLLHKFSVRASDSGGLKLLKVIKNPITDHLPPGIRKICMSFSSKEVVKPADIIPKNPEPICVVIGAIAKGAINPDYTDQDLRIGNYPLSAALTCTKITSAFEEAWGVF is encoded by the exons ATGGGAAAGAAGCGAAAACTCGAGAGAGAAGAAGCAGAAGAGGCCGCtgcaaagaaacagaaaactCCTCTGGATTCTGGGATCAAGGAAGTGAGTCGTCTTGCATCCAAAAAAGAGGGAAGACTCATTGTAATTCTCTATGCTGCGCACTTAGAGATCATCAAGTCGGACAAGAAATCCTTTGATCTTCTC aattCGGATCAACACACGGGTTTTATTCGAAAAACTGGCCGACAGCTAACGGATTGTCGTCCTGACATAACACATCAATGTCTGCTCATGCTCTTAGATTCACCCCTAAATCGAGCGGGTTTATTGCAAGTCTATATACAAACTGCTAAAAACGTTCTCATTGAGATTAATCCCCAAACTCGTATTCCAAGGACCTTTAAACGCTTTTCAGGTCTTATGGTACAACTTCTCCACAAGTTTAGTGTGCGAGCAAGTGATTCCGGTGGACTTAAATTACTCAAAGTCATTAAAAACCCCATCACAGATCATCTTCCTCCAGGGATTCGTAAAATTTGTATGAGCTTCTCTTCTAAAGAAGTGGTCAAGCCTGCAGATATCATCCCTAAAAATCCTGAGCCCATTTGTGTAGTGATTGGGGCTATTGCTAAAGGAGCAATTAATCCTGACTATACAGATCAAGATTTAAGAATCGGCAATTATCCACTGAGTGCTGCTCTTACTTGTACTAAAATTACTTCTGCCTTTGAAGAAGCCTGGGGTGTCTTTTAA
- the Pop4 gene encoding ribonuclease P protein subunit p29, with protein sequence MEQELTSFIKEHLPEEEHNEIPQELRKTLTLKAITNPKSKKERLIRNKQGFLNAKERRKLCLFRLLPKKSDDLKYEDFKDLRRLWKSYIRELLDLKNYVHPKETIESLLQTKLCRADYHGSNLTVTKSHCKSFVGMKGTILMETRNTLQIITKKNELKVIPKKNTSFSFELDRYVFTLSGTNMCCKPSERAVKKWKNKIPYDF encoded by the coding sequence ATGGAGCAGGAATTAACGTCATTTATTAAGGAGCATTTACCCGAGGAAGAACACAATGAAATACCACAAGAACTTAGAAAAACTCTCACATTAAAAGCCATAACAAATCCTAAATCAAAGAAAGAAAGGcttataagaaataaacaaggtttTTTGAATGCTAAAGAGCGtcgaaaattatgtttatttagacTTTTGCCCAAAAAAAGTGATGACCTCAAATATGAGGATTTCAAAGATCTACGCCGTCTCTGGAAATCTTACATTAGGGaacttttagatttaaaaaattatgtacatccCAAAGAGACCATTGAGAGTCTCTTACAAACAAAACTTTGTCGAGCAGACTATCACGGTAGTAACTTAACAGTGACAAAAAGTCATTGTAAAAGTTTTGTAGGGATGAAGGGTACCATTTTAATGGAGACAAGAAACACTTTGCAAattattacaaagaaaaatgagCTGAAAGTAATTCCTAAAAAGAACACATCCTTCTCCTTTGAGCTGGATAGATACGTATTCACACTGAGTGGTACAAACATGTGTTGTAAGCCTTCAGAGAGGGCtgtcaaaaaatggaaaaataagataCCCTATGACTTTTAA
- the LOC121115066 gene encoding transmembrane protein 199, which yields MQPTIDSELTFNPSDNFRQILSQLRDKFDDVPSYTENDELTLKDIQWIFDHRKNLPVPFHKLMRETDLSLPFPVFPPRSKELDARIQKYKAQEADREYRKMTANVSGSSSYKNGDESTSESLSQLMKEVNRQVIVVFQFVITVVTSFIFGYSAPYYLYGIVDVNFRLSLGLVFGFVVAVADLYFVIKYMLEVDGVIHRGPKEKNV from the exons atgcaaccCACAATTGATTCCGAATTAACTTTCAATCCTTCTGACAACTTCCGACAAATTCTCTCTCAACTTCGTGATAAATTTGATGACGTACCTTCCTATACCGAAAATGATGAATTAACACTGAAGGACATCCAATGGATCTTTGATCATCGAAAGAATCTTCCTGTTCCTTTCCATAAGCTAATGAGAGAAACAGATTTATCTTTGCCATTCCCTGTTTTTCCTCCAAGAAGTAAAGAACTTGATGCtcgaattcaaaaatataaagctcAAGAGGCGGATCGAGAATACCGAAAAATGACTGCTAACGTTAGTGGTAGttcttcatataaaaatggAGATGAATCCACCTCAGAGTCGCTCTCTCAACTAA TGAAAGAGGTCAATCGACAAGTGATAGTTGTTTTCCAATTCGTAATAACCGTCGTTACATCTTTTATATTCGGTTATTCAGcaccttattatttatatggtaTCGTTGATGTTAACTTCCGCTTGAGCCTTGGTTTGGTATTCGGATTCGTGGTTGCAGTAgcagatttatattttgtcattaaatACATGTTGGAGGTCGACGGTGTCATTCATAGGGGTCCAAAAGAAaagaatgtataa
- the U2af50 gene encoding splicing factor U2AF 50 kDa subunit, which produces MGEDKMKVDDNEEDNHKGESYHRRDDRDRRRRSRSRSRERRRRSRSRDRRRRPSRDRGGGGGGGGGGNGGGVGTAEVSRKSRRRKPSLYWDVPPPGFEHITPMQYKAMQAAGQIPATLVSETHQAAVPVVGSTITRQARRLYVGNIPFGVSEDEMMDFFNQQMHLSALAQADGNPILACQVNLDKNFAFLEFRSIDETTQAMAFDGINFKGQSLKLRRPHDYQPMPGMSENPNFNVPGVVSTVVPDSAHKVFLGGLPNYLNEDQVKELLTSFGQLRAFNLVKDSATGLSKGYAFCEYVDVNITDQAIAGLNGMQLGDKKLIVQRASVGAKNAMNVAPVQIQVPGISGIAGPGQATEVLCLLNMVTPDELTDDDEYDDIVEDIRDECSKFGVVKSLEIPRSVPGVEVPGCGKVFIEFSTLAECQKAQHSLTGRKFSNRVVVTSYFDPDRYHRREF; this is translated from the coding sequence ATGGGTGAAGATAAGATGAAGGTGGATGATAACGAAGAAGACAACCACAAAGGTGAATCCTATCACAGAAGAGATGACAGAGATCGTCGGCGAAGGAGTAGGAGTCGTAGTCGAGAAAGAAGGAGAAGATCCCGTTCTAGAGATAGGAGAAGGCGTCCAAGTAGAGATCGAGGAGGAGGCGGCGGCGGTGGTGGTGGCGGCAACGGCGGAGGAGTTGGAACAGCTGAGGTATCCAGAAAGTCTAGAAGGAGGAAACCCTCATTATACTGGGATGTACCTCCTCCAGGATTTGAGCACATAACTCCCATGCAATACAAAGCGATGCAGGCTGCAGGGCAAATACCAGCAACTCTAGTGTCAGAAACACATCAAGCTGCAGTGCCTGTTGTAGGGTCAACCATAACAAGACAAGCTCGTAGACTCTATGTTGGAAATATTCCATTTGGTGTTTCTGAGGATGAAATGATGGACTTCTTCAATCAACAAATGCATCTATCAGCATTAGCTCAAGCAGACGGTAATCCTATTTTGGCATGTCAAGTTAATCTTGACAAAAACTTCGCATTTTTGGAATTTCGTTCTATTGATGAAACAACACAGGCTATGGCCTTCGATGGCATTAATTTTAAAGGTCAAAGTTTAAAACTTAGGCGTCCACATGACTATCAACCTATGCCAGGCATGTCTGAGAACCCCAATTTTAATGTTCCAGGAGTAGTAAGTACGGTTGTGCCAGATTCTGCGCACAAAGTTTTCTTGGGTGGACTTCccaattatttgaatgaagatCAAGTCAAGGAACTTCTTACTTCTTTTGGTCAACTACGTGCTTTTAATTTAGTTAAAGATTCAGCAACCGGTTTAAGCAAAGGCTATGCCTTCTGTGAATATGTTGATGTAAATATTACAGATCAAGCAATTGCAGGTCTTAATGGCATGCAACTTGGAgataaaaaactaattgtaCAGCGAGCAAGTGTTGGGGCAAAGAATGCAATGAATGTTGCTCCCGTTCAGATTCAGGTACCTGGAATTTCAGGGATTGCTGGTCCAGGCCAGGCTACGGAAGTTCTATGTCTGCTCAATATGGTTACTCCAGATGAGCTCACCGATGACGACGAATATGATGATATTGTTGAGGATATTCGAGATGAATGCTCCAAGTTTGGTGTCGTTAAAAGTTTAGAAATTCCCAGATCCGTTCCTGGTGTTGAAGTTCCAGGTTGTGGCAAAGTATTTATCGAGTTTTCGACGTTGGCGGAATGCCAGAAAGCTCAACATTCTCTTACaggaagaaaattttcaaatcgTGTGGTCGTTACATCATATTTTGACCCAGATCGCTACCATCGGCGTGAGTTTTAA